The sequence ATGATATCTTTTGTTTCTGATAATATAAAAAAAGTTCTGACATGGAAACATGAAAGCAAAAAAGATTTTGTTGAATATTGTCGTAATGAAAAAGAAGTTATAGAAAAATTTCAAGATTATGTAAAAAAAATAGATCCTGATATAATAACCGGATATTTTTCAGATGGTTTTGACTTCCCTTACTTAAGAACAAGAGCTGAAAAATTAAAAATTAATTTTATATTATCTAGAGATAATTCGAAAGTTTTATTTTCCGGCAGAACAGAAAAGCACTCAAAAATAAAAGGAAGAATTCATGTAGATCTTTTAAAGTTTATAGAAACTTATTATTCTCAATATTTGCAATCAGAAACTTTGTCTTTGAATGAAGTTTCTTCTGAACTTTTAGGAGAGAAAAAATTAAATTTTGATAAAAAAAATAATATAAATGAAAAAAAATTAAAAAAAGAAGATTGGGAAGATTATTTTGATTATTGCTTGCAGGATTCTTTACTTACTTACAAATTATTCCAAAAATTATGGCCAGATATGCTAGAATTCACAAGAATAATTCATGAACCTTTATACAATATTAGTAGATTTGGAATATCTCAAGCGGTAGAAAATTATATTATTCATCATCTTTACAAATTTAATGAAATAGCAGAAAGAAAACCAATTAATGAAGAAATAGAAAAAAGGATTAAAAGAGAAAAATATGAGGGAGCTTTTGTTTTACAACCAAAACCAGGATTATATGAAAATATAGCTTTTTTTGATTTTACAAGCATGTATCCTTCTATTATAGTCTCTTTTAATTTATCTCTCTCTACTTTTCTAGAAAAAAAAGAAAAAGATTCTTATGAAATAGATTTAGAAAATAAAAAAGTTTATTTTTCAAAAAAGAAAGGATTTATGCCAAAACTTTTAGAAGATATAATAATATTAAGAAAAAAGTATAAAGAAGAATTAAAAAATAATCCAGATCCGATATTAAAAGCAAGAAGTAATGCATTCAAATTACTAGCAAATGCTTTTTATGGTTATAATGGTTTTTTTGGTGCTAGATACTATTGTGTAGAAGCTGCAGCAGCAGCTGCTGCTATAGCAAGAAAATTAATAAAAGAGGTTATAGAAAAAACTAATAAAGAAGGATATTCTATAATATATGCAGATACCGACGGATTTGCTTTTTCATTAAATAACAAAAATAAAAAAGAAACTCTCATTTTTTTAGAAAAACTTAACAAAGACTTACCTGGAATTATGGAATTAGAATTAGAAGATTTTTATAAACGAGGAATATGGGTAACAAAAAGAACACATGATTTTGGAGCAAAGAAAAAATATGCTTTAATAAATTATGAAGGAAAATTAAAAATCCGCGGCTTTGAAACAGTTAGAAGAGATTGGTGTGAATTAGCAAGAGAGGTTCAAAATAATGTGTTAAGAATGATTTTACTAGAAGGAAATGAAAAAAATGCATTAAAATATGTTCAAGAAATAATAAAAAAACTGAAAAGAAGAGAAGTAGAAAAAAATAAACTTTTAATAAAAACACAATTAAAAAAACCATTATCAGAATATAAATCAGAATCTCCTCATGTCACAATAGCAAAAAAAATGGAAAAATTAGGAATTCCTGTAAATGTTGGAATGTTAATAATGTACTATATAGGAGAAACCATCAAAAATGAAAAAAAAGTACTAATAAGAGAAAGGGCAAAATTACCGCAAGAAGATTATAATTATGATATAAATTATTATGTTAATCATCAAATTATTCCAGCAGTAGAGAATATATTTGAAATTTTTAATATAAATGTAAAAGAAATATTCAAAGAAATTCTAGATGGAAAAAAACAAAAAAAATTATTAGATTATTAAAATTATAAAAAAATTTATAAAGATAATAATCTTATAATAAATAACAAAAAATGAAAAAAAAGGTTATATTTAGGATATTTTTTTTATTAGCTTTAATAATTTCTCTTAGTTTTATACTATTTTTAAAGAATGGTCAGAAAGAAGGTTATCAAACAGGAAAAGCAATTTTTAGTAAAGATCTAATAAAAAGAATAAAAGAATCTTCAAAAAATAATTCTTTAATTGATTATAATAAAAGTTATACAATAAATAAGTCTCAAGAGAAATTTGATAGATTAAATGAATCTAAAGAGAAAATTGAAAATAGAGAAGGAATTATAGAATATACTAGATTAATTGGTTTTAACGATAGTAATAATATAAATATTTCTAAAATATTATTTAAAAGATGGAACGAATATAATGAGATTATGTTCTTAATTGAGAGGGATGAAGATTATTGTTCTCCTAAGTTATGCTTAGAAGAAGGAATTAATGTTTGCGGGTATTTAGATGATGGATGTGGAGGGACTATAAACTGTGGAAGTTGCCAATCAGATTACGAATGTAATAATAATAAATGCCTCCCAAAGAATATGACTAATATATATTCTTTAAGATGTGAAAAAGAATATGAAGGATACAAAATCGAGTATAAATCAGAATGCTCAGAAAGACCAAGATGTAATATAACTTTTTTAGATAAGGTACATGGTGGAGCTGAGAGGGACAAAGTTATAAAAAAAGAAAAATGCGAAGATAATACAACTTTAAACATTATTGAATCAATACCTTCTGGAGCAAAAAGAATAGAGGACTGTTCTTACATAAATAGTCCCGGGGTTTATTATCTAAGAAAAGATATAATTAATGCTACAGGATATTTTAATTCTCGTGGTAATTATACTAGAGGGATTACTTCTGGGTGTATATATATTAATGGACAAAATATAATTTTAGATTGTGATAATTATATGATTGAAGGAGAATACTCTCCCACTGATGAAATGTATAAAGTCGGACTTTTTATTGAAAATTCAAGGAATGTAAAGGTAAAGAATTGTATTATTTCTGGTTGGAATAATATAGGGTTGAAAATTAAAGATTCAAAAGATATTGTAATAGAAAATACAAAATTAATAAATAATTTAGATGCCATATCTATTTATACACAAAATACTTATAATCTAAAATTAGATAATATAGATATTAAAAAAAGCAAAAATGCAATAAGAACTTATCAAGGAGAAAATATAACTTTGAATAATTCTAGATTAATTGATAATTTTAATGGTGTTTTTTCTCAATTAACTAAGAATTTAGGAATAGAAAACTCTATAATAAAAAATAATTATATAAGTAATATTATTATAATGAATCAAAATGAGCTGGAATGTAAGAATAGTTATTTAAAAAACGTTTTTGGAGACAAAAACGAACCTTCTTTTTTATATAATAACTATAGAGGTAAATTTCAAAATAAATCATTTAGCGATCTTATTATATGTGGCGCAAAGGAATCTTCTTTTGAGAATATAAACATATCTAGAAGTTTAGTAGTAACTGCAACTAAAAATTCAGATTTTAAAAAAATTAATTCAAAGGATTTAACGATTTTTTATTCAAAAGATAATATTTTTAGCGATATGAATATTAACAGATTCAAAAATATTATAATAATAATAGAGAATAGGTCAGATATTACAAATAGAAGTTCAAAATATTACTATCCTCCACAAATAGAAGAAATTTATTCTGGAACACCTACCGCTGTAAATATTCAGTATTATTCTAAAAATAATACTATAGAAAAAAGCTTTATTTACGGTTCAATTTTTCTTCATGCTAGTGAAGAGAGTATAATAAAAAATAACAAAATAAAGGGATATTATAAAGGATATCCGTCTTCTATTTATTCTACTTACTTTAAAGATTTTGTCTCAGAAAAAGGAATATATTTTATTTTAGATTTAGGGAATAATTTAATAGAAGGAAATGAGATATATGGATTTATTTATAATGGAATAGATTTTAATACAGATATTTTTTCTACTAAAGGAGGGAATATAATAAAAAACAATACAATTCATAGTAATATTAAAAATTCTGCTCTTGGATTGATAAATGTATGGACTGCTGGGATTAAAGAAATTTCTTCAAATAAAGTTTATAGTAATGTATCTTCTTGTATAAATTTACCTTGGAGATTTTGGTGTTCTTCTAAAAGTCATAATATGTTGGTTTATAATAATTTATTCAATTGTAATGAATCAATTAAAGTTAAAGATGGAAGTGGGACTAGCTATGGTATGATTACTGGAGATGGGAAAAATTTAGAAGTTTGCTATACTCTTCTAAATATAAACAAAATTTCTGGAAAAAATATAAGAGGAGGAAATTATCTTGGAGGAAATTACTGGGCAAAACCAGATGGAACTGGATTCAGCCAAAAATGTCCTGATAATAATAGGGATGGAATCTGTGATAGCGAATTTAATTTATGGACTTATGGGGGATACTCTTTCGGAGATAAACTTCCATTAAAATAATTATTTTAATATTCTTTTAATAATTTTCACAAAATAATTCATAATAAGATTGAGGATGTTTACAAGCTGGACATTCTTTAGGAGCTTCTTTTCCTTCATAAATATAGCCACAATTTCTACATTTCCATTTCATAATTTTTTCTTTTTTGAAAACTTCTTTTTTCTTTACATTTTCTAATAATTTTCTATATCTTTTTTCATGTTGTTTTTCTACTTCTGCTATTTCTCTAAAAGAATTTGCTATTTCTTTGAATCCTTCTTTTCTTGCTGTTTTTTCAAATTTAGGATATAAATCAAAATATTCTTCTTTTTCTCCTTCTGCTGCAGCAAATAAATTTTCTTCTGTTGTTCCTATTTTTCCAGCAGGGTAACTTGCCGTAATTTCAACTTTATTATTTATTTCATTTAAATATTTAAAGAAAACTTTTGCATGCTCTTTTTCATTATCTGCTGTTTCTAAGAAAATTGCTGAAATTTGTTCATAACCTTCTTTTTTTGCAACAGAAGCAAAATAAGTATATCTATTTCTTGCCTGACTTTCTCCAGCAAATGCCTTCAAAAGATTTTTTTCTGTTTCGCTTCCTTTTAATTTCATTCTTCTTATATTAGAAGAGACGAATTTATAAATATATTCTTCTATATCTTCTTTATGTATTTTCCAAAACCTCTGTTTAAAGAAAGAATGAAAAAATTATTATACAATGAAGAAGATTATAAAAACTATTTTTCTATACTAAAATCTCCACCAAAAAATATAATAAGATGTAATACAATAAGAATATCTCCAGAAGAATTAAAAAATAAATTAGAAAAAAAAGGATGGATTGTAATTCAACCTTATAAGAAATATCCTTATATTATGATTATTGAAAATAAATTAAAACCTGGAGAATTGGGTAAAAGTGAAGAACATTTAGATGGCTTATATTATATTCAAGAACTAAGCAGCATGATGGCTTCTATTGCTTTATCTCCAAAAGAAAATGATATTGTTTTAGATTTATGTTCTGCTCCTGGAAGCAAAACAACTCATTTAAGTATGATAATGAATAATAAAGGAACTATAATAGCAAATGATAATGATAAAAAAAGAATAATTATATTAAAAGAAAATTTACAAAGGTGTTTTTGTACAAATGTTATTGTAACAAGAAATGATGCTATTCAATTATGTAATAAATTAAAAAATAAAAACATAGAAATAAATAAGATTCTTTTGGATGCTCCTTGTTCCGGAGAGGGAACTTTAAGAACAGATAACAAAACATTTTTATTATGGAATATAAAAATGATAAAAAAATTTTCTTCTTTACAAAAAAAAATGATAGCTTCCGCTTTATCATTATTAAAATCGAATTGCGAATTGATTTATTCTACATGCACTCATGCTCCAGAAGAAAACGAAGAAGTTATAGATTTTGCTTTAAAAAATTTTGATGTTGATTTGATAAGAATAGATTTGCCAATAAAAACTAGAGAAGGAATTACAGAATGGTATACAAAAAAATATGATAAAAGAGTTAAATTATGTAATAGAATATATCCTCATGACAATAATACAGAAGGATTTTTTATTGCCAAACTGAAGAAAAAATGACAAAAATAAGTTTCCTTAACAAAAAACAAAAAAAAGAGATTTTAAGAAATATTTTCATAGAAAATTTTCAAAATTTTGAAAATTCTAGATTTATTAAAATTAATAAAAAAATATATATTTATACAGGAAATTTAAATACTAATCAAATTTTAGAATTATCAAAAATAGCAAGAATAGAATCGATAGGGATTTTTTTATTTGAAATAAAATGATAAAAAAAGAAGAATTAGAACATTACAGAAAAGCTGGTCAAATAGCAAAGAAAATAAAAGAATATTGTAAAGACATAATTAGAAAAGATATGCTTCTTATAGATATAGCAGAAAAAATTGAAAATAAAATTATAGAATTAGGTGCAAAACCTGCTTTTCCAGTAGATTTAAGCATAAATGAAATTGCTGCTCATTACTCTCCCTTACCAAATGAAAAAGAAATTGCTAAAGGTTTATTAAAAATAGACATAGGGATTAGTATTAATGGCTATATAGTTGATACTGCAATAGCATTAGATTTAGAAAACAACGAAATTAATAAAAAATTAATAAAATCTTCAGAAATTGCTTTAAATGAAGCAATAAAAGTAATAAAAAAAGATATAGAGATTAGAGAAATTGGAAAAATAATTTCAGAAAAAATAAAAGAATTTGGATTTTCTCCTATTATTAATTTAGCTGGACATGAAATAAAACATTATTTAATTCATGCAGGAATTACTATACCAAATTATGATAATAATAACAAGAATAAATTAAAAGAAGGCATATATGCAATAGAACCTTTTTCTACTACCGGAGAAGGTAGGATTTATGAAAGTAAAGGAAGTGGTATTTACAGTTTAATTAATTTAAAATCTGTAAGGAGTAAAGAAGAAAAAGAAATTTTATCTTATATAGAAAAAGAGTATAAAACTCTTCCATTTTCTTCAAGATGGATAGTAAAAAAATTTGGAAATAAATCTTTAGTTATTTT is a genomic window of Candidatus Pacearchaeota archaeon containing:
- a CDS encoding DNA-directed DNA polymerase, which gives rise to MKISFIPLDYDYFEFENRIYLKIFGKNDEGKNCCLIDEYENFFYVLCKKPEDLLKKIKSIKEIKKAEIIKKNFLGREVEAIKVYCNLREIENIKEKIKKFDKNIETKERDINIITKYIIEKKLKPLFWYDIEVEFITEKDLFGILNSLNVNFVFKIKKIYNKEKENIKKFFPKVLSFDIETDNFEIGKGEILMISFVSDNIKKVLTWKHESKKDFVEYCRNEKEVIEKFQDYVKKIDPDIITGYFSDGFDFPYLRTRAEKLKINFILSRDNSKVLFSGRTEKHSKIKGRIHVDLLKFIETYYSQYLQSETLSLNEVSSELLGEKKLNFDKKNNINEKKLKKEDWEDYFDYCLQDSLLTYKLFQKLWPDMLEFTRIIHEPLYNISRFGISQAVENYIIHHLYKFNEIAERKPINEEIEKRIKREKYEGAFVLQPKPGLYENIAFFDFTSMYPSIIVSFNLSLSTFLEKKEKDSYEIDLENKKVYFSKKKGFMPKLLEDIIILRKKYKEELKNNPDPILKARSNAFKLLANAFYGYNGFFGARYYCVEAAAAAAAIARKLIKEVIEKTNKEGYSIIYADTDGFAFSLNNKNKKETLIFLEKLNKDLPGIMELELEDFYKRGIWVTKRTHDFGAKKKYALINYEGKLKIRGFETVRRDWCELAREVQNNVLRMILLEGNEKNALKYVQEIIKKLKRREVEKNKLLIKTQLKKPLSEYKSESPHVTIAKKMEKLGIPVNVGMLIMYYIGETIKNEKKVLIRERAKLPQEDYNYDINYYVNHQIIPAVENIFEIFNINVKEIFKEILDGKKQKKLLDY
- a CDS encoding right-handed parallel beta-helix repeat-containing protein — its product is MKKKVIFRIFFLLALIISLSFILFLKNGQKEGYQTGKAIFSKDLIKRIKESSKNNSLIDYNKSYTINKSQEKFDRLNESKEKIENREGIIEYTRLIGFNDSNNINISKILFKRWNEYNEIMFLIERDEDYCSPKLCLEEGINVCGYLDDGCGGTINCGSCQSDYECNNNKCLPKNMTNIYSLRCEKEYEGYKIEYKSECSERPRCNITFLDKVHGGAERDKVIKKEKCEDNTTLNIIESIPSGAKRIEDCSYINSPGVYYLRKDIINATGYFNSRGNYTRGITSGCIYINGQNIILDCDNYMIEGEYSPTDEMYKVGLFIENSRNVKVKNCIISGWNNIGLKIKDSKDIVIENTKLINNLDAISIYTQNTYNLKLDNIDIKKSKNAIRTYQGENITLNNSRLIDNFNGVFSQLTKNLGIENSIIKNNYISNIIIMNQNELECKNSYLKNVFGDKNEPSFLYNNYRGKFQNKSFSDLIICGAKESSFENINISRSLVVTATKNSDFKKINSKDLTIFYSKDNIFSDMNINRFKNIIIIIENRSDITNRSSKYYYPPQIEEIYSGTPTAVNIQYYSKNNTIEKSFIYGSIFLHASEESIIKNNKIKGYYKGYPSSIYSTYFKDFVSEKGIYFILDLGNNLIEGNEIYGFIYNGIDFNTDIFSTKGGNIIKNNTIHSNIKNSALGLINVWTAGIKEISSNKVYSNVSSCINLPWRFWCSSKSHNMLVYNNLFNCNESIKVKDGSGTSYGMITGDGKNLEVCYTLLNINKISGKNIRGGNYLGGNYWAKPDGTGFSQKCPDNNRDGICDSEFNLWTYGGYSFGDKLPLK
- a CDS encoding rubrerythrin family protein, with amino-acid sequence MKLKGSETEKNLLKAFAGESQARNRYTYFASVAKKEGYEQISAIFLETADNEKEHAKVFFKYLNEINNKVEITASYPAGKIGTTEENLFAAAEGEKEEYFDLYPKFEKTARKEGFKEIANSFREIAEVEKQHEKRYRKLLENVKKKEVFKKEKIMKWKCRNCGYIYEGKEAPKECPACKHPQSYYELFCENY
- a CDS encoding RsmB/NOP family class I SAM-dependent RNA methyltransferase produces the protein MYFPKPLFKERMKKLLYNEEDYKNYFSILKSPPKNIIRCNTIRISPEELKNKLEKKGWIVIQPYKKYPYIMIIENKLKPGELGKSEEHLDGLYYIQELSSMMASIALSPKENDIVLDLCSAPGSKTTHLSMIMNNKGTIIANDNDKKRIIILKENLQRCFCTNVIVTRNDAIQLCNKLKNKNIEINKILLDAPCSGEGTLRTDNKTFLLWNIKMIKKFSSLQKKMIASALSLLKSNCELIYSTCTHAPEENEEVIDFALKNFDVDLIRIDLPIKTREGITEWYTKKYDKRVKLCNRIYPHDNNTEGFFIAKLKKK
- the map gene encoding type II methionyl aminopeptidase, which codes for MIKKEELEHYRKAGQIAKKIKEYCKDIIRKDMLLIDIAEKIENKIIELGAKPAFPVDLSINEIAAHYSPLPNEKEIAKGLLKIDIGISINGYIVDTAIALDLENNEINKKLIKSSEIALNEAIKVIKKDIEIREIGKIISEKIKEFGFSPIINLAGHEIKHYLIHAGITIPNYDNNNKNKLKEGIYAIEPFSTTGEGRIYESKGSGIYSLINLKSVRSKEEKEILSYIEKEYKTLPFSSRWIVKKFGNKSLVILKFLESQGIIKEYPILIEKSHNIVSQAENTIYFDGEKVEILT